The nucleotide window TCCATGGGGAATGCTTCACAAATTAATATTCAATTACATGAGGACAAATAAACCACATTAAGGGTTTCTACTAGTTTCCATTGAGGTTTTAACATTTGTAGTcattcagaaagaaaaggatAGTAAACCGTTTGAGACATAAAAAGAATCACCTTGGAGCCGAGTAAGCAAGAACTTCAATCAAATCACTGAATCTTTTACATCTGTACAGACCTCGTGTCGTTTTCCATCGgagtgaaggagcagtggtTAGGACCATGGATATAtaaaaggctagatgtctcggccaacggagtcgaacgtccgcacatggcggccatcttgccacaggcagctcgcccacccataacattgtgttgcagtggtacgtactttttaaataaccatagcTTGCTAAATTTTCAGCCTATTTTTAAACggttcggtttgttacaaacgtcagagaagtagttatgacactgcatacttatgaataattatgttattttcttaaaagtagaatactgttctatataggtacaagatttccctttacaaatatacatcaagattatttttttttcatttaaaaagtacatgtaccactaccaacacaatgttatgggtgggcgagctgcctgtggcaagatggccgccatgtgcggacgttcgactccgttgagcggaaacgcggatgagacatctagcctttatatatatatctatggttagGACAGGAGATTATTTTGGGTTTTTTGAACGCAGCCCATATGGCAGCCTGCTCCTGTAACCTATCTTGCTGTAGTCGACGAATGGGCGGGCTTGATGAGCATCGAGCCAATCACCGCTCACCGCTTCAGCCTCTCCACCAATCAGGGGAATCGTGTCCTGGTAGCATGTTTAGCTAACCCTGTGCACACGTGAGAACGCAAGAAGGAAGAGTGGTGTGGATCCAAACTAAATAAATCAGGAGTTATCTTCAACTTGAGAACACACCAGACATGAaaaaggagcagacagacgcaGAGGAGCCGCTCGAGGTGAGATAAGACGAGTTTAACATGAACCTAGCTTAGCTTTTCGATGCTAACTCACTGCTGCATGGATGTTGCGCTCATGCTTTACGTACAACTCCACAGTCGTGTTACATTGGTTTCCATTACCTACAGAGATATTGAAACAGAATGACAGGGGCTTGACAAACACCAGCGTTAACGCTCATACAATACTGCTCCTTAATGGTTGAAGTCACATCTCAAAGAGGATTTTAGGCATACATGGTTAATCATATTTCAGAGTCAGCTCCACTGACGTGCAGAGTACCACAAGGTTCTGTTCTTGGTCCAGCTTTTTCCACCTATCAGTCATTTTAATGGAGACTTCAATCACTGCAACGCAATCAGTCATCTGAGAAATTTAACTTAATGCTTCAGGGCTATCACGAAATTGATGTCTTGTCACTTTCTGAAGCTAAAATCAGAAAAGCAGGTATTATTGGATGGTCTTGACCATCTAGCAGTCAATTTACTAACTCTCAATTCTCCAAGCCTTATATCTATACTCTTCTTATTACGATTCCTGGTAGTTCCTAAGTCAAGGCTGTTGAATAAGGGTGACCAGGCTTCTGCCATCAGGGCCCAAAGGCTCTCAAATTCCTTGCCAGAGGAGATTAGACTTGTcagctcttcttttttttttttaattgatgccTAGAATATGTTTTTCTATAAGAAAGCCTATTAATGCTGAATTTAACTGGTTTTAGtagttgttattgtttaaatatttccttGTATTATTCTGTATCGTTTTATTCCCATGTATTTTGtgtagcactttgtaaccttctCTAGTTATATCCCGAAATAAATCTGTTCTAGTATGATAACAATTATCAAATTCATAACCTTATGCTGATTCCCttccataataataacaaacatgtCAGTCTGAGGTGTTGCTGCTGCCtcatgttgtgctgtgtgttgtttcacaGATGACTCCCTCTGTTCCCGCTGATGAGGCGGAGGACAATGATGCTCCCGTCAAAGCTAAAAGGAGCAAACCTGATGACAAGGTGGTCTACCACGCGGTGAAGCTGTCTAGAAGTGACCTGTACAGACCTCCCACTGCACAGGAGCTCAACCAGCTGAAGGAGGCGGAGAGCCTGTTTCACTGCAGCCTGCTGAAGATGCAGGTTAGACCTGAGAGAGAAGTGTCATCAGAGAcatgagaaggaaaaggaaatgaatTTGTCTTAATTCAAGCCTGTTGTCCTGTGTAGACATTGAACTTTCACACACTCTTAAATTTATCAAAACTGAcagatggaggagctgctgaaggagGTCACACTGAGTGAGCACAGGAAACGGCAAATAGATGCCTTCGTCCAGACAGTCACCGGGCTGCTACAGGCTGTGCCAGATTCACCAGAGGTTGAGGTTTGTAGAGAAAAAGTTTGTTACTGGAATAGTTAGCTTTATCCCCTTCATTCAGCTCTATACAAAGTCGCACAGACACATGCAAGCACCTTTTAAAAACTCTTTATCTCCGTGTTCAGGTTAGTGACCTGTCTTGGCTGTCAGGTGCAGTTAAGATCCCTTTCCTCCTGATGCCCAAAACGACAAAAGGCAGGTTCCACATGACAGCTCCTGCATCTGTTGACCTGATCGGCAGCTACCCCTTGGGCACCTGCACCAAACCAGCAGTCATGGTGGACCTGGCTGTCACAATCCCAGGAGTAAGTCACCTGCCCTCTTTTTACAGGCTGAATGCAAAACAGATATTGGGTGCTAAGAGACACTGACCTCTTTTGTTCTGCTAATCCCTCTGTTATTAGAATGTCCTCCACCCAAAGGACGTCTTGAACCAGAGGTATCCGAGAAAAAGAGCTCTGTACCTGGCGGGCCTGGCCCAGCATCTCGTGTCCTCATCCGAGATCGGCACCATGCGTTATTCATGTCTCCACGGGAACCGACTCCGACCCGTCCTGCTGCTGACCCCTCCTGGTATCGAACTTTTTCATTCACATCATACTGACCGCCTCTATGGGCATTGAATTTAGTTTTCATTGGATAGATTTTTAGCtatgactcttttttttctgaatgtttTTATCTGTCTATGATTGTGAGACATGATGTGTTGTGGTGTCCATTCAAGACTCTTCCAGCTTCATGGTGCGCGTGCATGCGTGTCCACCTCCTGGGTTCTTCAAGCCCAGTCGTTTTCACCCCCAGAGGAATAATATCCGGACAGAGTGGTACACTGGACTGCAGACGGCCCAGTCTGGTAAGGCTAGTTCTTCAGATAttatccattaaaaaaaaacgattcAGACAATTATCATAGGGGAATCCTGGAGATATCCCATTCTAAAGCGTTATCTTTTCTCGTTTTCTACAGAGAGCAGTGAACCACCCACTCCACATTACAACAGCTCTGTTCTGGGGGATTTACTGCCCAGGGCTCACCTCCAGTTTCTTTCGGCTGTCAGCTCCCACTGCTCAGCTTTTTCAGAAGgggtggctttgctcaaagtcTGGCTTCGTCAGAGAGAGCTCGACCAGGCAAGAGGCTCATTTGATTGTTGCACAGAGCTTATGTCCATTTTGTATTCTTCTAACCCTGTTTATCTCTTTCTTACAGGGCACTGGTTGTTTTAATGGATTCCTGTCTTCAATGCTGCTGGCCTATTTGCTAACATCTCGCAAAGTCAGTAACACCATGACAGCCTATCAGCTGCTTCGCAACAGCTTGAACTTTCTGGGTAGGAACATTTAAAATCTTCTTAAttccagatttttttatattgtataatatGTATATAGTATAATGTGATATGTCATAGTAATAATAAATTGCTTTCCACTGTTTTGAATGTCTTGTAACTTCCACACCTGTCACTCTAACCCTCAGCCTCTACAGACCTGACCGTGAACGGGATCAGCCTTGCCAAAAATCCAGACTCTACAGCTGTGAGTGGTCCAGCTTGAATTTAAGACTACAAACCTGTCAATGTCATTTTTTCACACTTTATAAATGAATCACTATTATACAATTCCTCCTTTCTGTCCCCGCAGCCATCTCTCGCCGAGTTCCACAGTGCTTTCCAGGTGGTGTTTGTCGACCCCTCGGGACATCTCAACATGTGTGCTGATATGACTGCTTGTACCTACAAACAGGTaaatactgtaaaaacaaatgcGCGATTATTACGTTTTCACCAGTGAGAGGAAGCATCAGGTTTTGACCGTTTTCAAATCGGTTCTCAGCTGCAGCACGAGGCGTCTGTGTCGATGCAGTTCTGGGACAACCCCACGGTGGATGGGTTCCACAGCCTCCTCATGACGCCCAAACCCATGATAAGGACAAGCGACCACGTTTTCCAGTACGGCTCAGATCATCAACTAATGCAACAACAACTTTTCTCATCCTGTTAGTCTTCCCTTTCTCATACTGTCGGTTCCTCTTCCACTCAGGTTATGTGAGCTGGCTAAGCTTCAGTCCAGCTGTAAGAAACTGAATCTCCTCAATGAGCTGATGGACCACAGTGGGAATTATGTCCATGCTGCTCTCCCGTTCCTACTGTCACTGCTTCAGCAAGGACTGGGCCAAAGGATTCACCTCatcacccactctctctctccagaccCTGAGGTGGGAATGATTTACATTCAGTGGTCCACACCAattttttacctccaccaaggaggttgtttgtttttgccattAGTCTGTTTGTCTGGCAGTTAGCAGGATAATGCAAAGATGCTGAACTGATTTTTACACagtatatttttacatttttatgagTTCTTCAAGTAATAATGCTGAGTTCTTGATCACAAAAATCAAGCATATTGATAGGACTGATATCTACatctgtgcaatttggtgcggcttgattggctttaaggggactgttgggccttggtggaggtatgtgttCCTCCCATAATAGTATATATTCTGTGCTACTAGTAGCAAAGGCAGAACAGTCCCCATGTGAAGCACTTGttttcactagatccagattttttgaGGATCTGgatcaaattgcacacactcatgaatatcagtcccttaaagagcctacttttaattttaaatctAGATCCGTGAATTACTCTTTGTGAAGCAAATTGTTGAAAGACACTATCGCAAACGGTTCCTGGATCTTGCACCAGAATTCTTATCATCATGCCTCTCCCCTCAACAATAATTAATGGAAATCTGTTGAGTCGCTTTTTCGAATTCTTGCTgtcaaacacataaacatagCCTTCTCAGTGGAGGTAATTACATCCGCATTAATACTACTACAGCAGTTCATGTTAGTGATTAAAAGTGCCCATCAAAATATATGTACATTCTACGGTCATTAAACCAATGAAGTTGTTGAacttaattcatttttttggtTTCATCACAGTGGTGTGTGGAGAGTGAAGccccaaaacacaaagctcaacctcctctctccttcggTCTGCTCCTGAGGCCGGAGCTGGCCGCCTCTGTGCTTGAGAGAGGTCCGCCTGCAGACAGCCCTAGGGTAACCTCACCAGTCTCTGtcttctgtgcatgtgtggagTGTTTCATTCCTTCTTTTCCCAATGTGGTAACAGGAGTTAAACTTAAGTTGATTTGAGTTCAGTATCAAAAGTGCAGTGAAGAGGGAGCACTCTGGTACTACATTGTCCCACAGGCTTAAAGTTACACATGCTCACCGAACCAtggctattattattattattatgtagtATGGTTAAAATATGTTCAGGATTGTAGTAATCTAAATGTAGTAGTTGTGGCCACAAATTGGTTGCAGTTCTAATACGGCTGACATTTGCCCTGTTAGGCAGCCGAGTTTCGCCAGCTGTGGGGTCCTCGCTCCGAGCTGCGCCGCTTCCAGGACGGCGGCATCACCGAGGCCGTGCTGTGGGAAGGAGAGAGCATGTGCCAGAAACGACTGGTCCCCAAACAGATCATCTCACACCTGCTACAGCTGTATGTATTTTATCATAGGATCAGCATACTGAGACACAACAGCCATCACATTAATACTGGTTATTATACATTGGTAGTTTGTTCAGTGTCTTCTATCTGTGCAAATATTAACTTTGATACCATGGTTACAAAGATTACAACTACATGATTATAAAGACATGTACTTTGTAACTACCATGTTATAAACATTACTTGGGTTAAGGTGAATGATGATGTTGCTGACATAATTTTACCACTGGCTTTATGTAGCTAAGTAATCAACTGCAATTCAGCTGATATCAACTACTGTAAAGTGAGTTCCCATGTGGCTCCATTTTTAACAGTTCGCACTCTGGACCTTTTAATGGAAGAGTTAAATTCTCCGAGGAACCTgagggcagctgtggctcaggaggtaaagaGGGTCAGTTGTTCGATCCCCGTCTCCTAGAGTCTGCATCCTGTAGTGCCCATTGGCAAAATACTGAATCTGACATCTACCTTGACTGTTTATAAATGGTGTAGTAGAAGAAACACCAtatgaatgcatgtgtgaatgGGTTCATGaaacttgtactgtaaagtgcgTTGAGCAGTCTCTAAAACATGAAAAGCGCCATATAAATACAATCTATTCAACTTTTTTTGTCGTCAGCATTGGGGAAGCACCTGTTGTTAAAGCCTTGTTATCGCCCATTTCTTTCTGACTGTTGTGTCCACCACTGCACCACAGTAGCCTTAATCTATGATCAGTACAGGAAGTCAGCGTAAGCCTTCATCATGTTTGGTCTTATAAATTACGCATTTCGgtttacaaagatcatcatgtCAACATGCTCTGGGCTCAGTCTTGTTCGCATTGTAGCAAACGCTTGTCCCGACTCAGACAACAAAGACGGTAGCGATACCCCTGGTACGCACAAATAGTGTCTCGCCAGGGTGGCCAGTTTGGGGAATCTCGGCCCATTCACCCTCCACCAATCAAGGGGGTTTATGTCCAATGAGGGGGCGATGTCTCTCAAGTAGTAGTCTACCTGAGCCTCAGAGTCTGTGGCGTAGGAGGAGCTGTAGTTGTCTCCGAGGAGCAACATCATGGTGTTTTTGGTGTCACTTCTCATTTGTGTGGGCATTGCCACCTGGCTAATATCAGGCGTGATCAGGGTTTCTTGCTGTTCATCCTTTGGACCCACTGTGGTCGTTACGACATCTAACTTTGAAACCAGCTCGTGCAGTTTGACCTTGGCAGCCAGTCTCCCTGTCGGCGTCAGGAAGCTGAGATGTTTGTGACGAGGGTCCAGCATGGAGGCGATCAGAGCTGGTTTGGACGACAAGTCATTAGAGTCGACCTGCAAACAGTAGAATAACAAAAAGGGAATATATGAAGAGGAagattatttttgtcattatatatacattatataaccAAATGTATTTTACTTAGTTCATGCCTACCTCCATGTGACTCCTAAGCGACGTCTGAACTTTCAGCTTAAACTCTGACACTTGTTCAACATCATTCTCTCTTGGCACAAGGTGAGTCTGAATTAGGCTGAATGTGATTGGGTAGATGTTTGAAATGGACACCTCTGTTTCAGCAGATATGACTGTCGTTGCCCATTTCAAGGTTGCCAGCACAGGTGTGAAATTCTCAATTATTTGCCAGTAGTCATCTTCAATCTCAAGGGTCTGGGCTTCCTGTCTGTTGGTGACTGTGCGATCGGAGAGCACAGCTTTAATAGCCCACCTTTGCTCTAGTAAGCGTTCAAACATATCACAGATCGTGTCCCATCGAGCTTTGCTCGACTGGATAAGCTTGTGCTGCAGCAGGCACATCTGAACCTGCTTCTGCTCCAAGGCCTCAACCGCCAGCATGTTGTGACTGAAGTGCTTGGCAAGTTTCCCTGCAGAAACTATGATGCGGACTAAATCCCCACTCAGCCCATTACTGACGGCCTGCTGCAGTGTAGTGGCAAAGCAAGTGGCGTAGTCCCAGCTGACGCGGGCACATGCATGTGCTGACAAAATGTCTTGTGTGTTGTTATGAACACACGCTGTCACTTTCCCATCGATGCCCCACGTCTTCACGGTGTTGAGCAGCTTCTCTGTGACGCTGTCTGTAGTGGGCTGACTGTCTGATGAcagcttgtgtgtctgcagcacggCTGCCCTGCCCAGCCACTCCTCCGTGATGAACGAGCAGGACACTGTGATGTACCTTTGGAAGGGCAGTTCTGTCCAGAATTCAGCAGTGAGAGCCACTTTCTCCACCCTACTCAGCTgcaccaccagctcctccaccttctcatGGAAGTGTCCTTCAATAAGACGTGTGATTTCACCAGTAGATGGCATTCTATAATTATGCACTGTGTATGCAAGTAGCTCTCGAAACCCATCCCCACTAACCATGCTGATGGGGAGCATGTCCTTCTCTATCATCCTGGAGATGAGTTCAGTCACCTCGGCGTGTGTGGCCAGTGACACCCCGTCATTAGGCATCGTGTCGGGGTGCTTGCTCTTGATGTGGTACATCATGCTGGTGGTGCTGCTCCTGTACTTAAGCTTGGTGTCACACATGGTGCAGTGGACCTCGTCGTCCACTTTGATGAAAATGTCCCACACGGAGCTCCGCTTCAGGCGCTTCCTCTCCCCGTAGTCTCGCTCGTGGATGTTCGCCGCCACGTTGGGAGACATGACGTTCACCTGCATGATGTCCTGGTTGTTAGCGGcgctctcctcctcgctgctgcACTGGACGGTGCAGATCAGCGGCTTCTCGTCCTCGTCCAGCGGCGCAGTGTGCGGATGGTGCCTGCTCATGTGGTGCATCATGGTGCTAGTGGCTCCGCCGCAGTACTTCAGCGTCGCGTCGCATTTCATGCAGCGGACGAAGTTGCCCACTTGTTCGAAGCAGTCCCACACCGAGCTGCGTCTCCTGCCGGTCCGCTTCATGTCCCGAGCCGCTGCGGCACACGGAGCCCAGGGATGTTTCCGTTAGCTAGCGAGCTAATGCTAACTGCCAGCGCATGAATGTAATAAAACCCTGAATCATGCCCCAGTTGACTTCAGCACATTCCCTGACAGCAGAAAGCAGAGTGGGGGGTAGGGGTGTGGATTTGCGGAAGCCTCACTTGtctctttttaaatggaaatgtgatatttattgtCCACCAGACACGCAGAGATCCCCGAGTCCTGTGTGCGGTATGTGGGGGCGATGGTGGATGACGTCATCAAGACGGGAAGTGAGGTAAGTCGTTGAGATTTAATTGACatgtttttagacatttaaattgaaaataaagttgatgattcagtgaaaacaaatataattaatttgGGGTAAATGTTGGGGTATAATCTGCTATGAGGGCCCGGCAGTATCTGTTTACCCttgtacatatatttatttgttttcttaaatgttatgtttgttaattatattgtgttatttaaGGCCTGAAATGTTGGAATGTTTGTTATTGcatgacaaattaaataaaataatgtagaCGACCAGTGTAGGGGGTCAGTATTGCACCATTAGATaagaaactttattgatcccatgCAGTAAAAATGCACCTGTTACAGAAGCAGATAGTCAGAATGAGGTCTAGAAAGAACACACAGAGgat belongs to Platichthys flesus chromosome 3, fPlaFle2.1, whole genome shotgun sequence and includes:
- the nol6 gene encoding nucleolar protein 6, with the protein product MKKEQTDAEEPLEMTPSVPADEAEDNDAPVKAKRSKPDDKVVYHAVKLSRSDLYRPPTAQELNQLKEAESLFHCSLLKMQMEELLKEVTLSEHRKRQIDAFVQTVTGLLQAVPDSPEVEVSDLSWLSGAVKIPFLLMPKTTKGRFHMTAPASVDLIGSYPLGTCTKPAVMVDLAVTIPGNVLHPKDVLNQRYPRKRALYLAGLAQHLVSSSEIGTMRYSCLHGNRLRPVLLLTPPDSSSFMVRVHACPPPGFFKPSRFHPQRNNIRTEWYTGLQTAQSESSEPPTPHYNSSVLGDLLPRAHLQFLSAVSSHCSAFSEGVALLKVWLRQRELDQGTGCFNGFLSSMLLAYLLTSRKVSNTMTAYQLLRNSLNFLASTDLTVNGISLAKNPDSTAPSLAEFHSAFQVVFVDPSGHLNMCADMTACTYKQLQHEASVSMQFWDNPTVDGFHSLLMTPKPMIRTSDHVFQLCELAKLQSSCKKLNLLNELMDHSGNYVHAALPFLLSLLQQGLGQRIHLITHSLSPDPEWCVESEAPKHKAQPPLSFGLLLRPELAASVLERGPPADSPRAAEFRQLWGPRSELRRFQDGGITEAVLWEGESMCQKRLVPKQIISHLLQLHAEIPESCVRYVGAMVDDVIKTGSEVPSTGEEDSLKVVQSYDDLSRKLWRLEGLPLAITAVQGAHPALRYTQVFPPQPLRLDYSFFEREKTARSLVPKEDKPCPPYITPITVICHMEGSGKWPHDRLAIRHIRAAFHNSLGELLKNQHNYTSRPCPTHLDVWKDGLAFRVQVAYHREPQVLRESVNAEGLLVVRDNEEAQALEMATIHKPLLTSTLHGLQQEHPSFGAVCRLVKRWLGAQLFSEDITEDAADLLVASLFMQPAPFTPPGSPQVGFLRFLHLLSSFDWRNNPLVVNLNNQLLATDYTEIKNDFMASRESLPVMFIATPKDKTTSMWTKRGPSVQMLQRVVMVAAESLKVLEHQLMDGSQIQDVRVIMRPPLDAYDVLIHLSPKQVPLLAQAVDPPAVNFSRGGMTGGAIQPGGALPVIDYNPVSLYLAELREAFGDLALFFCDPHGGTVIAVLWKPKAFISMPFKTSQVSARSVEVTGEEVKTVPNVEAILEDFLIMGKGLIKSVDARTEKWSF
- the LOC133947246 gene encoding E3 SUMO-protein ligase ZBED1-like, whose protein sequence is MKRTGRRRSSVWDCFEQVGNFVRCMKCDATLKYCGGATSTMMHHMSRHHPHTAPLDEDEKPLICTVQCSSEEESAANNQDIMQVNVMSPNVAANIHERDYGERKRLKRSSVWDIFIKVDDEVHCTMCDTKLKYRSSTTSMMYHIKSKHPDTMPNDGVSLATHAEVTELISRMIEKDMLPISMVSGDGFRELLAYTVHNYRMPSTGEITRLIEGHFHEKVEELVVQLSRVEKVALTAEFWTELPFQRYITVSCSFITEEWLGRAAVLQTHKLSSDSQPTTDSVTEKLLNTVKTWGIDGKVTACVHNNTQDILSAHACARVSWDYATCFATTLQQAVSNGLSGDLVRIIVSAGKLAKHFSHNMLAVEALEQKQVQMCLLQHKLIQSSKARWDTICDMFERLLEQRWAIKAVLSDRTVTNRQEAQTLEIEDDYWQIIENFTPVLATLKWATTVISAETEVSISNIYPITFSLIQTHLVPRENDVEQVSEFKLKVQTSLRSHMEVDSNDLSSKPALIASMLDPRHKHLSFLTPTGRLAAKVKLHELVSKLDVVTTTVGPKDEQQETLITPDISQVAMPTQMRSDTKNTMMLLLGDNYSSSYATDSEAQVDYYLRDIAPSLDINPLDWWRVNGPRFPKLATLARHYLCVPGVSLPSLLSESGQAFATMRTRLSPEHVDMMIFVNRNA